From Coffea arabica cultivar ET-39 chromosome 9c, Coffea Arabica ET-39 HiFi, whole genome shotgun sequence, one genomic window encodes:
- the LOC113720337 gene encoding uncharacterized protein, giving the protein MVQRYEEWQTVVRRKMAKRRVRLLLLPTKFRSIRQCKFLCSLPSARPLHNETAAVAAPAANEAAHATDENLQQHLRKLRILLQQNRTETAKRLLSTLIRSNSASQLYTLYSLSSPPPTKPIFSSFLLSFYAELKLPDEATEVYDFIKRDGNFPSLYAFNLFLESLVSSRQYNKTLEVFLDAVNSGIRVDKFSCGKAIQSAVKLGDLEGAVEQMRRMRKCGIKPNGFVYNVVIGGLSKEGRVADARTLFDEMVDRRVLPNRVTYNTLIDGYCKAGDLEEAFNVRERMKNDNVEANVVTYNTLLGGLCRAARMEEAGRVLEEMKVHGFVPDAFTYSILFDGHLRSGNADASLALYEDADRRGVQLNECAYGVLVNGLCKEGKMDKAEELMKHLMENGVVPTKVMFNAMVDGYCREGNKEKVLLTIGEMENFGLRPDCITFNTVINMFCRASEIDNANEWIKKMTEKGISPNLETYNTLIQGYGRNCQFERCFQILEEMKDNQINPNVVTCGSLVNSLCKDGRHLEAEVILRDMICRGVLPNAQIYNVLIDEHCRRGNIKDAFSLLDEMLKSELPPTLVTYNTLISGLCKRGRVTEAEELALKIISIGLHPDVITYNSLISGYSKAGNTWKCFELYEKMKASGVKPTLSTYHPLIAQCKAEKQGQMLLEKIVQEMSDINLIPDRVLYNELLHCYVNHGKVQKAFSLQSEMVERGIPPDRMTFNVLILGSFKECEVEKAKDLFDGMRAGGLIPNADTYNTLIAGHCKLKDFVGAYIWYRAMLECGLYPTNTVCIELLAGLREEGKLEEIRIICSEMSVKGLNEWSMSEDFPAATEV; this is encoded by the coding sequence atggTACAACGTTACGAGGAATGGCAAACCGTTGTCCGGAGGAAAATGGCAAAACGTCGGGtccgtcttcttcttcttcccaccAAATTCCGTTCTATCCGGCAATGCAAATTCCTCTGTTCCCTCCCTTCCGCCCGGCCTCTCCACAATGAAACTGCCGCCGTCGCGGCCCCTGCTGCGAATGAAGCTGCCCACGCAACCGACGAAAATCTCCAGCAACACCTTCGAAAGCTTCGAATATTACTGCAACAGAATCGCACCGAAACTGCGAAGAGACTCCTCAGCACTCTCATTCGCTCCAATTCAGCTTCTCAACTCTACACCCTCTATTCCCTATCCTCGCCTCCTCCTACAAAACCCATCTTTTCTAGCTTTCTTTTATCGTTTTATGCCGAGTTAAAGCTCCCCGACGAGGCCACTGAGGTCTATGATTTTATCAAAAGAGACGGCAACTTTCCTTCTCTTTACGCTTTTAACCTGTTTCTTGAATCATTGGTTAGTTCTAGGCAGTATAATAAGACCCTGGAAGTGTTTTTAGATGCTGTAAATTCCGGTATTCGAGTTGATAAGTTTAGCTGTGGTAAGGCCATACAATCGGCTGTGAAGTTGGGGGATTTGGAGGGAGCTGTGGAGCAAATGCGGCGCATGAGAAAATGTGGAATAAAGCCTAATGGGTTTGTTTATAATGTTGTGATCGGGGGTTTGAGTAAAGAAGGGAGAGTGGCGGATGCGCGGACACTGTTTGACGAAATGGTTGATAGAAGAGTGTTGCCGAATAGGGTGACTTACAATACTCTCATTGATGGATATTGTAAAGCAGGGGACTTGGAGGAGGCGTTTAATGTGAGGGAGAGGATGAAAAATGATAACGTGGAGGCTAATGTTGTCACATATAATACGTTGCTTGGTGGGCTTTGTAGGGCGGCAAGGATGGAGGAGGCAGGAAGAGTATTAGAGGAAATGAAGGTTCATGGGTTTGTTCCAGATGCATTCACGTATAGCATACTGTTTGATGGGCATTTGAGGTCTGGAAATGCAGATGCTTCATTGGCTTTGTATGAAGATGCTGATCGTAGAGGGGTGCAGTTGAATGAGTGTGCTTATGGCGTTTTGGTTAATGGATTGTGTAAGGAAGGGAAAATGGATAAGGCCGAGGAATTAATGAAGCATTTGATGGAAAATGGGGTTGTTCCCACGAAGGTAATGTTTAATGCTATGGTTGATGGGTACTGCAGAGAAGGCAACAAAGAAAAGGTGCTTTTAACAATTGgagaaatggaaaattttgggTTGAGGCCTGATTGCATCACATTTAATACAGTGATCAACATGTTTTGCAGAGCATCCGAGATAGataatgcaaatgaatggattaAGAAGATGACTGAGAAGGGAATTAGCCCCAATCTAGAGACATATAACACCCTGATTCAGGGCTATGGGCGAAATTGTCAGTTTGAGAGGTGTTTTCAGATTCTTGAGGAAATGAaagacaatcaaataaatcccAACGTTGTTACTTGTGGTTCTTTAGTAAACTCCTTATGCAAGGATGGTAGGCATCTGGAAGCTGAAGTGATACTCAGGGATATGATATGTAGAGGGGTTCTGCCAAATGCTCAAATTTACAATGTACTCATAGATGAGCATTGTAGAAGAGGAAACATAAAAGATGCATTTAGTTTACTCGATGAAATGTTGAAAAGTGAACTCCCTCCAACTCTAGTGACATACAACACACTCATTAGCGGGCTCTGCAAAAGAGGGAGGGTTACAGAAGCTGAAGAGTTGGCTTTGAAAATCATAAGCATCGGTCTGCATCCTGATGTCATCACATATAATTCCTTAATATCAGGATATTCCAAGGCAGGGAACACCTGGAAGTGTTTTGAGTTATATGAAAAGATGAAAGCATCAGGTGTTAAACCTACCTTGAGCACATATCATCCTCTAATTGCACAATGTAAAGCAGAAAAACAGGGACAGATGCTACTGGAGAAAATTGTTCAAGAAATGTCTGACATAAACCTGATTCCTGATCGAGTCCTATACAATGAGCTTCTTCATTGTTATGTAAATCATGGAAAAGTCCAAAAAGCATTTTCTCTGCAGAGTGAAATGGTAGAAAGAGGGATTCCTCCTGATAGGATGACCTTCAATGTCTTGATATTGGGTAGTTTCAAGGAGTGCGAGGTTGAAAAGGCCAAGGATCTTTTTGATGGCATGAGGGCTGGAGGATTGATTCCTAATGCTGATACATATAACACACTCATTGCAGGACACTGCAAACTAAAGGATTTTGTTGGAGCATATATCTGGTACAGGGCAATGCTTGAATGTGGTCTTTACCCAACTAACACTGTTTGTATTGAGCTTCTCGCAGGCCTCAGAgaggaaggaaaattggaagaGATCCGGATAATTTGCTCTGAGATGAGTGTTAAAGGATTGAATGAGTGGAGCATGAGTGAGGACTTTCCTGCTGCTACTGAAGTGTAA